The DNA segment GCAGAGGAGGACAGGGGGCGAGGGGCCTCCCCTTGGCAGGATCGCCTGTGATAACCTCAGCCGAGCACACCCCTAAGAGCGGCTTGTGTTCCTATCTAAGCAGGGTCACTCCTCCTGTTGCTGGTGTCAAACCTCCTGTGCAAGAATGTGGCCTCCCTGCCCATCTGTCCCAGCGGGGCTGTCAACTGCCAGGTGTCCCTCCGAGACCTGTTTGACCGTGCAGTCATCCTGTCTCACTACATCCATAACCTCTCCTCGGAAATGTTCAATGAATTTGTAAGTACCTCACATCTGCCTCTCCCCAGGGCAGGCCGTCCTACCGCTCACCCAGAAAACCTCGCCAGCCACATTTCAGAGAGCATCCCGTTCGAGCTCAGAGAAGCACCATCCAAGAAACAGGAGGAAGGGAAAGTCTCAAAGAACGTAGTGACCTTTTAAAACCGTATTCCACCTTATTTTTTAtcagaggtttttaaaaatctgaacagacTGATATAAAGTCCTGCTAGGCGGGGCTCAGGAACAGTGCCAATTTATTCTCCTGGCACAGAGAGCTCAGTTCCCTGGGTCCTCTTCGCTCAGCACCCTGAAGACACCCAGTAAGTAGCTACACAGCAGGGTGTGAGTGGATTAGGCCTGATCAAGAGAGACTGGATCCATcctgatgggaggggagggggggtcaAAATAGCTTTTCAGAAACTGGAAAACTCTAGGGCCAGGTTAGAAATGGAAACAGGCTCTGTGTCCTTGATGAAGGCCCTTGGGAAGTTGAGCTCTCCTGGGTCAGCCAGATGTGGACAATGGCACTTCCATACATCAACAGTCCTCCTGGGAGCATGTGGCTCAGGTTCCAGAACGTTCCTGCACACTCTTCTTGCCGTGCACCATATTTTCCGTCATTCTCCATCTCTGACTGGCCATCTCTTCCCACTCTGCCTTGCATTCCCTTTAAACTTTCCCAATTTTTGTTAAACActagttttaaataataaatattgatctctgtattttttccttgttttattctcAGTCCATGGCTCAAAATCTCTTACATTTGTatgtcctgttttttttctgaCTCATTTTTTTGACAATCCACAAAAGTTCCCTGAATTCCTGATGCGCTTCACCCATCCAAGGAAAGAAGACCCATGTGGACTCGCAGGCAATAAGAGATTAAATGGCTGAACTTAGATACATACGCAACGTTGGCATTTGACTCAAATACCCAAGGAAGACGGTGGTAAAAAAACACCTCATAGATCTTAGGTTTGCTATTTTAGTGGTCGTTTTCCAAATTATAACTTGTAGGGAGGCGAGAAGGAAGGGTGATACAGCACGGGAGTCATAAAGGAAGTAGGAAAATGAGGTGGAAAACGTGAGATTCAGAGCTGATGGAAAAGAGTGGGCAAAGGGTTAACGCTTCGGGTTCCATTTTTAGGCAGCTAACGTTTTTTAATTACCTATCCACCAAATGTCTTAATATTCTGCTAACAGATTCATCTGTTCAATTCTCAAACACCAACTGATTGGatctcctgcatcctctccaggACAAACGGTATGCCCAGGGCCGGGGGTTCATCACCAAGGCCATCAACAGCTGCCacacctcctccctctccacccctGAAGACAAGGAGCAAGCCCAGCAGATCCACGTGAGTCCTCAGCTGGCCTCGTGCCTGAGCCACTGAGGCCGGACATGCATGGCCATGCCGTAGGGCATCAGGGACACTGTCAGGGGGTAATGGTGACCGCAGGCACAAAGAAAAACGAGGAAGAGAGAGCAAAGGAAAATCGTCACAGTGTAGTTGATAACCTGTAAGAAAAGCCCAATGCTACCCAAGGATTTAGTGTGGGGGGTGTTGTCCATGCGGATGACATTATTCTGACCATGCAGGATTACAGGTGCTAGACTGTGGGGGCTGGATTGGCCATGCTTGGTAAATATCCACTCAGGTACACAACACAGACACGCACAGGCAATTCTTATCTGTTACTCGAGACTCCTCCTCTGGAACCTTTGCCGTCCCTGACCACTGCGTGATTGGAATCCTCTCTCCTGGGCCTTCTAGACTCCCCTCTGCTCTGCTTTGGCCTCTCTAAAACCCCCTTCCTCGTCACTGACACCTCTGCCCTCCTAGATCTTCACGGAGACTCCTCCACCAGGCAGGTCCATCAGACAGGATGTCAGGTTTCTCACCAGGGCAGCTCTGACCAGGGTTGATGACAGCGCTGTCTGCCGGTCCAGCCCAGGCGTCCACCCAGCTCTGCCTGTTTTGTCACGGTGGCTCTGTTCTGATACCCTGCCAGAACCACAGCCTGAACATGTTTTAAAGTAAACACCATCCTGTGTCCACCCCTCACACAGCACCTCTGTTCTCCCTCCACACTTTTCCCAGTGGTCTGGGTATTCTGTCTGTCTGCTGTGCTCATTAATAACGATGATCCTCCTAAGAGAAAGAGGAGGGCCAGGGAATGCTGGCGGAGGCCACCCCGGCCAGCACTTCACAGAGCGCACGATGTGCGTTCCTGCTCCTCTCGTTTCCCTGTTTCCAGTGCCACGCCCACTGGACTCTGCCCTTCCTGACCACTAGAGCAGCTACAGACACCAGCACAGCCAGTGCTTTAAACCTACCCATGATCTTACTGTTCAGCATAAACTGGGGGATAAAACTCCACTGGGACTTCCATCTGCTGTTTGAGGATACCACTGTCCCCCCACAGGCTGCTCTGCCTGAGGCACGGGGCAGGGAGTTGTGCAGAGCCAGGGAGGCACACCGGGAGCGCCATGTTGTGTTTGTGATCTCTTGGCTCCAATATCCCAAAATGAACCTAAAAATCACTGAGATGTTAATGAACCAACCCGGTTCATTAGTGCGAGCGAATCCTTGGGTGACAATGATCCGTGTCACTTGTCACGGATCCTGGTGGAATCTAGCTTTCCCCAGGCAGGTCCCGAGAGTGCCTACTGATTTCCAGCAAAGCCCGGCTCCTCTCCGTGGAGAAGCAAAGCAATCAAACACGACAGATCAGACTGAGTGGGTAGACGGAGGGTGGGATTCCAGAGGGTGAACAGAAATGTTTCCAATGAGAACGCTCCTTGGAAAAAGTTGTCACTCAAATCAACTAGTTTTTCTGTTTCACTTTAGTGCAGTCTAGGCCCTTgacttaaattttacttttctataatttttatcattgtcCCCCAAATTGGATAGACACACAAGAATAACCAAGGGGTTCTGTAGTTCAGCCTGTCTGAGCAGAGACCCCATTAGGCAGCCCTGCTAATCTCTGCTGCTTCTAACGGGTCCCTCAACGTGGCTCCACAGCACGAAGACCTGCTGAACCTGGTCCTGCGCGTGCTGCGCTCCTGGAACGACCCTCTGTACCACCTGGTGTCGGAAGTGCGGGGCATGCACGAGGCGCCCGACGCCATCCTGTCGAAAGCCATCGAGATCGAGGAGCAGAACAAGCGCCTCCTGGAGGGCATGGAGAAGATAGTGGGCCAGATAAGCCCCCCGGGCGCCCCTGCTGACCTCCTTAGTGAGGGAAGTGGTCTCTCCGTGGGAAACCAGTCTTCAAGCACCTCACTTGGCAGAAACGAAACTTGGTGTTCTTTTTCTAGATGGCTACTAAAGTAAGCTAGCTCCTCCTCACTGGTCATGTCAGGCCCAGTGTAACTGAGCCGAAGGGATCCCTCCTGATACTTGGCAGGTGCAGAGTCCCCTGTCCTGTCCACCACCCACCAAAGGCGCTTCCCTTCCTGGGACTGGTGGTTAAATATTTTCAAGGGAAAGAAAACCAGAGAACAGAATTCGTGAGAGGGAACCATTCTTTCTCGTTTCTCCTCACATCAGAGGATGAGAGTAGGGGAAGGAGCAAAGAGGGAATCAAATCCAGAGGGAGCGGTCCCCTCCACCCGACGCTGCCCAAGGAGAGTGAAAAGAGGAGGTCACAGTGTTTGTGCTGTCCCCTGAGCTCTAGCTCTCAGGTGCCACCAAATGGAGGAGGGTGTATTTCTGGAAAGTTccttattttatagtttaaagaAAGTTGCTTCCCTATAATACTTTAGTGCTTATGGATCCTAAGTCAAAACTCATATCATTGCATTTAATCTCCCCAAATAACTTCATACTCAGATCGTATtagtatttttcaatatgtatctCCATTCAGATAGAATCATTTCAACCCTGGTGAGATAATGGCTAAGCTGCTCTCTGAAGTTCTCAGAAATAATGTATCATCTAAAGAAAAACATATGATTATAGAGATAATAACAGAagcaatttcatatttttctttttgtgtaccaAGTACACGTTATCATGTgtcatttctgtcattttcatggAAGGAGAATATATCCAACACAAATACAAGGAACATATTAACCCAGGAACACAGGAAATAAACACCTTGATTCCAAGTTATTTTCCTCATTACCGTGAGCCTACTTCCTGAGGTCACTCATTTATTCTATAATACTTCATTTTCTGATCCCTTTTTcctaccatttatttatttactcttgcTCCTATCCTTGTACCTTGCACAGTAAATTCTGCCTTAGGGCTCAAGCACCGAAAATTCAAGCATAAAAAGCATAAGgcgacagacagacagacagacagacagacacacacacacacacacacacacacactcacacacactaagTTCTCATAGGAatccagattttaaaattataggagTGAGCTCAGCAGACCAGGTCTGTGATCGTGGGACTGTGTACTAGCTGGTCTCCAGGTCAGCGGACATCCTGCAAGGTGCCAGGATGGGCCCTTGGGCTCCAAGATCTCCGGGGAGTCCTAGAGTACAGAGGAGCAcatgctccctctctctgctgTCGAGCTGGTTCTGTGATCCCCGTCTTGCCCCCAGCCCAACTCACCAGCACCACTGAGGGACAGCTGTCCCCCCGGCACCTGCCCGCCCCTAGCTGCTcctcccagcacctcccaccAGGGAGCTAGAAAGACAGCCGCTGTCCCCCTTAGAAGCCTGGAAGGTAGCTTCCCTGGCAGAAGATGGTCTTGGTCACAGTCATCACTGAGCTGGCCACACCTTCACGCAGTGAGTGCCACCCACCTGGCACCTAGGGCTTTGGAACACACACGTATGGAGAACAGATTCAGTTCAAAGCaagacaccatcaaaagaaaTCAGGTACCAAGGACACATGGGGGCAGATTCGGGAATGTAGACGTTCTTGAAATGAGAGAACAGAAGCCAGCTCCTCCGTGGTCCCGGGCTCAACTCCATGCCGACCTTCCAGGAACACCTTCTggctctctgtctgtctgtctgctccTGCAGGAAGACTTCACCTGCAGGAAGACCCCTTTAAAACTCACACACATGTTCTGCTTTGAGTTTTTAGATGACTACCATGTTGATGGCGCCTTCGCTTAGATACATAAAAACCAGAATCTatgcctttgggtttatattcTGATGTCTTCCCTAAATCTTGATTTAATAATGAGAAGGATAGAGGATCGGCGAACTCTAATCACGTGAAATAATGAGTGCCTTTCTTGGTGGTTAGGTTCACCCTGGAGTCAAAGAAAACGAGATCTACTCGGTGTGGTCGGGCCTCCCGTCCCTGCAGATGGAGGACGAAGACTCTCGCCTCTTTGCTTTTTATAATCTGCTCCACTGCCTGCGCCGCGACTCCCATAAGATTGACAATTACCTCAAGCTCCTCAAGTGCCACATCGTCTACGACAGCAACTGCTGACGCCACTTCTGAGATGGTTCTTAAAGGTCTATCCCTTGGCAGGCTTGTGTTAGTTGTCGAGCACTTTAATGCATGCTTGGGTGTATGggttctttctcaaaaaaataaaatctgaatctTTAGAAATGTCATAATCTGAAAAAGTCAATAtgtcaaagttgtttttttttctccctttaatgcaaaaatcaaaagaaaatctcTCTCTACCATTGAGAAGCTTCTGTCAAAAATCATCACAAATGACAAAAGCTAGCCTTGCAAATAAGACGGCCGGCAACTTACTTAAGAATCACAGCCAATAAATGTGGGTCAAGTTATTAGAGCCCTAGTCCAATTACTATGACGCATTCGAGTCCTGTGAGAAAGGAGATTGAATTGTCAAGATCTTTACGAAGGCCAGCCACGTTCCCTGAGCTAACTTTCACAGTGTTGTGACAGACAGCGTAAGTACTAGGTGACAGCCGTGGCCCTAAATAGCATGAGATTTACTGAACAGTCTAAAAATTGTTAGGATACAAATGTGCAACGGCTTCAGATTCCTCTAACAGCTGTCTTCACCCATATTCCACTGAATTCCCACCCCCTCAGCATTATCTTGGACATAGATATATGTTCCGGTCACTTCGGGCCTAACAAGTCCACTCAAGTTTCAACTCCATCTCCTCTTTGAATTATTAGTGCTTTCCCTTCCCTCTAGAGTGGCTCAAGGGACACAGCAGGGACAGCAGGTATGGTCTGTTCCTGTAAGGTTTCATCCTCTCCTTCCGGGTCTCCATTCCCCTGGTGGATACGGTGGAATGGGATAGAGGACCAGGAGAAAGAGAAACGTTCTGAAATCACTGACCTAGGAGGGGTTGCCGTGGATTTCTCCTGGCTGCAGGGGCTTGAGTTCCCTGCGGGACAGGTGTCTCTCTTGTGAGGCATGCTTGTGATCCTCCAGACACCCGCCAAAGGGGACACTTCACTCTTTAGTGTATTTATCAGAGAAATACTCAGACTCCATTCTCCTGTGCTCTGCTGCACAGCTCCACCATCTGTAGTGTTCCTTACAGCCTCTGCCATTGCTTGTCCTTCACCCTAAAGTCAAGGTCAGCTATCTGCCAATGAACTCAGAGGGCAGGCATGCACCAGAACACCTTCGAGCAGTGGAGTGGCAGTCATCCCGGACCACTGCTGACCCCTCCCGG comes from the Ictidomys tridecemlineatus isolate mIctTri1 unplaced genomic scaffold, mIctTri1.hap1 Scaffold_97, whole genome shotgun sequence genome and includes:
- the LOC144374952 gene encoding prolactin-like isoform X1 — encoded protein: MDSKRSPWRAGSLLLLLVSNLLCKNVASLPICPSGAVNCQVSLRDLFDRAVILSHYIHNLSSEMFNEFDKRYAQGRGFITKAINSCHTSSLSTPEDKEQAQQIHHEDLLNLVLRVLRSWNDPLYHLVSEVRGMHEAPDAILSKAIEIEEQNKRLLEGMEKIVGQISPPVKENEIYSVWSGLPSLQMEDEDSRLFAFYNLLHCLRRDSHKIDNYLKLLKCHIVYDSNC
- the LOC144374952 gene encoding prolactin-like isoform X2: MDSKRSPWRGSLLLLLVSNLLCKNVASLPICPSGAVNCQVSLRDLFDRAVILSHYIHNLSSEMFNEFDKRYAQGRGFITKAINSCHTSSLSTPEDKEQAQQIHHEDLLNLVLRVLRSWNDPLYHLVSEVRGMHEAPDAILSKAIEIEEQNKRLLEGMEKIVGQISPPVKENEIYSVWSGLPSLQMEDEDSRLFAFYNLLHCLRRDSHKIDNYLKLLKCHIVYDSNC